From one Peredibacter starrii genomic stretch:
- a CDS encoding histone deacetylase family protein, translating to MKILHDPNSNLHLTKYGIQVPLADDRDFKVYDFLNNKGIPVTMNFTQNVSLTKEDIARVHNEEFMSKLYGTKEELRHEIIKCYELINENGEYNRYDPNAAKAPLEELFDSVLLKTKGTMFAVQEALKTGACFFLGGGFHHAMSFGGRGFCLINDVVIASRWAQKNLGVKTVWVIDVDAHKGDGTAELTQHDPSIKTLSIHMADSWPLDNGSPDSPWFIPSDVEIGIKANQESTYLPRLEEGLKTLEAMGKPDLAIVVQGSDPYEKDRLPSASFLKLTKEQMLERDLLVYYFLKDRGIPQAYVMAGGYGEHVYEIYCQFLEAISSK from the coding sequence ATGAAAATACTCCATGACCCTAATTCAAACTTACATCTTACCAAATACGGAATTCAGGTTCCGCTAGCGGATGATCGCGATTTTAAGGTCTATGATTTTCTAAATAACAAAGGCATTCCTGTCACCATGAACTTTACTCAGAATGTAAGTCTGACTAAAGAAGATATAGCTCGGGTCCATAATGAAGAGTTCATGTCGAAACTTTACGGAACCAAAGAAGAACTTCGCCACGAAATTATTAAATGCTATGAGCTCATCAATGAAAATGGAGAGTATAACCGTTACGATCCAAATGCTGCCAAGGCCCCGCTCGAAGAATTGTTTGATTCAGTTCTTTTAAAAACAAAGGGAACGATGTTTGCGGTTCAGGAGGCCCTGAAGACCGGTGCTTGCTTCTTTTTAGGCGGTGGTTTTCATCATGCCATGAGTTTTGGAGGACGCGGTTTTTGTCTTATCAATGATGTGGTAATCGCTTCTCGTTGGGCCCAAAAAAATCTTGGTGTAAAAACCGTATGGGTCATTGATGTGGACGCTCACAAAGGTGACGGAACTGCTGAACTCACTCAACATGACCCTTCTATTAAAACTCTTAGTATTCATATGGCCGACAGCTGGCCATTAGACAACGGTTCTCCTGATAGTCCGTGGTTTATCCCTAGTGATGTCGAAATTGGCATTAAGGCCAATCAGGAAAGCACCTATCTTCCGCGGTTAGAAGAGGGTCTTAAAACACTCGAGGCCATGGGAAAACCTGATCTCGCGATTGTGGTTCAGGGGAGTGATCCTTACGAGAAAGATCGTCTTCCAAGTGCCAGTTTCTTAAAGTTAACTAAAGAACAAATGCTTGAGCGAGACCTTCTCGTTTATTATTTCCTCAAAGATCGTGGCATTCCTCAGGCCTATGTGATGGCCGGAGGGTATGGCGAGCATGTTTATGAAATTTACTGTCAATTTTTAGAGGCGATTTCCTCAAAATAA
- a CDS encoding flagellin N-terminal helical domain-containing protein, whose product MSFRVNTNVSALASQRAMSKVNKETEESSVKLSSGQRITKAADDAAGLAISEKLKAEIRSSRQANRNANDGLSLVQVAEGGLEESSSLLTRMRELAIQAASDTLTDSDRMKSSMEYESIKDELERLSQTTEFNGKKLLNGSGPRLDFQVGVGDNTADDHISYDSKSINAGIQFLGVAHASIRSKSSAQQSLSTIDNAINKISGHRSLLGSIQNRLITSSNNLGIYTENMSKANSQIRDADFALETSQQARNSIVASAGTAVMAQANMSGQNALKLVG is encoded by the coding sequence ATGAGCTTTCGAGTCAATACAAACGTAAGCGCCCTCGCTTCTCAAAGAGCGATGAGCAAAGTGAATAAGGAGACTGAAGAGTCTTCTGTGAAGCTTAGTTCCGGGCAGAGAATTACAAAAGCAGCAGACGATGCTGCCGGCCTCGCTATTTCTGAAAAACTAAAAGCTGAAATTCGTTCTTCTCGTCAGGCCAATCGTAACGCCAACGATGGTCTCTCCCTTGTTCAAGTAGCAGAAGGTGGATTGGAAGAATCATCAAGTTTATTGACTCGTATGCGTGAACTTGCCATCCAGGCAGCTTCTGATACGTTGACTGACAGTGATCGCATGAAGTCCAGCATGGAATATGAATCGATCAAAGATGAATTAGAGCGTCTTTCGCAGACCACTGAATTCAACGGTAAAAAACTTCTGAATGGTTCTGGCCCGCGCCTGGATTTCCAGGTTGGTGTGGGTGATAACACGGCCGATGATCATATTAGTTATGATTCAAAATCAATCAATGCTGGGATTCAGTTTTTGGGAGTTGCCCACGCTTCGATCAGATCGAAAAGTAGTGCTCAGCAAAGTTTATCCACCATTGATAATGCCATTAACAAAATTTCCGGACACCGCTCTCTTTTGGGTTCGATTCAGAACCGATTGATCACAAGTTCCAATAATCTTGGAATCTATACTGAGAATATGAGTAAAGCTAACAGCCAGATCCGAGATGCGGATTTTGCTCTGGAAACTTCTCAGCAAGCTCGTAACTCAATTGTGGCCTCTGCTGGTACGGCCGTAATGGCCCAGGCCAATATGTCAGGTCAGAACGCTCTCAAACTCGTAGGGTAA
- the otsB gene encoding trehalose-phosphatase, which yields MNTTESYSAVILDLDGVLTDTRNLHYDAWKQTFDEYLRNYGQGPFSQKEYEQYVDGKPRSQGILDFLIFRGIPITSSELQKLGQRKNEIYLSELDHQGVVVFSDALRALRKWRDKGVPLAVVSSSKNTTKILDRLRIRNYFEVEMNALIGEEMHLEGKPSADFFLEAAKRLNKKPDECIVVEDAVAGIQAGNAGNFASVIGVARPGQTGGKELSEAGADFVVTGLEEIFDLKPNIIKSWRNFAQFIDGKEMALFLDFDGTLSEIVPDHHDAQMVEEIRPVLTRISDSIKVAIISGRDRKDVKARVGIDGLFYAGCHGYDISGPGCFHFQIEEAEEASSEMNEAIKQIESHADKYPGLSIERKKYFTAIHYRNVDSSLHQSLKNEINDLVKSFKKLEVRRGKMVFDLAPKLKWNKGEAVKKLCEVLDMAPGKTVAVYIGDDLTDEDVFCELHSWGIGIKVGIESMAGTCSDYSLRTPSEVATFLNKIEQNFTQQEKQWRRGA from the coding sequence ATGAATACAACTGAGTCATATAGTGCGGTCATCTTGGACCTCGACGGAGTTCTTACCGATACTCGTAATCTTCATTACGATGCCTGGAAACAGACCTTTGATGAATATCTGAGGAACTACGGACAAGGACCATTCTCTCAAAAAGAATATGAGCAGTATGTCGATGGTAAGCCTCGATCTCAGGGAATCCTGGACTTCCTGATTTTTCGGGGAATTCCCATCACTTCAAGTGAGCTTCAGAAATTGGGGCAAAGGAAAAATGAAATATATCTCTCTGAATTGGATCATCAAGGAGTCGTGGTTTTTTCTGATGCTTTGAGAGCATTAAGAAAGTGGAGGGACAAAGGTGTTCCTCTGGCCGTCGTTTCATCCAGTAAAAACACCACCAAAATCTTAGATCGATTACGCATTAGAAATTATTTCGAGGTAGAAATGAATGCCTTGATCGGAGAAGAGATGCATCTGGAAGGAAAACCCAGTGCGGATTTCTTCCTAGAGGCGGCCAAACGTTTAAATAAGAAACCAGACGAATGTATTGTCGTCGAAGATGCAGTCGCTGGCATTCAAGCGGGCAATGCCGGAAATTTTGCTTCTGTCATCGGAGTCGCTCGTCCTGGCCAAACAGGTGGGAAAGAACTCAGTGAGGCGGGAGCGGACTTTGTGGTGACGGGACTGGAAGAAATATTCGACTTAAAACCAAATATCATAAAAAGCTGGCGCAACTTCGCTCAGTTTATTGATGGGAAGGAGATGGCCCTCTTCCTGGATTTTGATGGAACTTTGAGTGAAATCGTTCCGGATCATCACGATGCTCAGATGGTTGAAGAGATTCGCCCCGTACTAACTCGAATTTCAGATAGTATCAAGGTCGCCATCATTAGCGGTCGAGATCGAAAAGATGTTAAGGCCCGGGTAGGGATTGATGGTCTTTTCTATGCCGGCTGCCATGGTTATGACATTAGCGGCCCTGGATGTTTTCATTTTCAAATTGAAGAAGCAGAAGAGGCAAGTTCAGAAATGAACGAGGCGATTAAACAAATCGAGTCTCATGCGGACAAATACCCGGGTCTTTCCATTGAAAGGAAAAAATATTTCACGGCGATCCATTACCGAAATGTTGATTCCTCGCTTCATCAAAGCTTAAAAAACGAAATTAATGATCTGGTCAAAAGCTTTAAGAAGCTTGAGGTTAGAAGAGGGAAAATGGTTTTCGATCTTGCCCCAAAATTGAAATGGAACAAAGGTGAGGCAGTAAAAAAACTCTGTGAAGTTTTAGATATGGCCCCTGGAAAAACCGTCGCGGTCTATATAGGCGATGATCTAACGGATGAAGACGTTTTTTGTGAACTTCATTCTTGGGGGATTGGAATAAAGGTCGGAATAGAAAGTATGGCCGGTACTTGTTCCGATTATTCACTTCGAACTCCTTCAGAGGTCGCAACTTTTTTAAATAAGATCGAACAAAACTTCACTCAACAGGAAAAACAATGGAGACGTGGAGCTTAA
- a CDS encoding glycoside hydrolase family 65 protein, with protein METWSLTYDEWDPQEERLREALCTLGNGYFATRGAAEESTTGDFHYPGTYLAGGFNRSISIIAGEEIQNEDLVNWPNWICLSFRHVNDEWLDLSKMEVLSYQQELDLRSGVLSRCLTLRDKYGRESELKTNRFVSMSNKHVAGIKWSLRPLNWSGPIEIKSWIDGGVDNSGVHRYRELNRKHHTVRRSGNIDRESFYLETTTNESQIVMAQAIRNRISKSEFKFDEWIKEDSIGHTFSITLDEQEEVTIEKVMALFHSRDRALSHPLYEAKRLLMKIGNYEEILASHRREWEHLWHLCDIELLDNPREAKLLRFHIFHLLQTVSLHNIDLDAGVPSRGLHGEAYRGHIFWDEVYIFPLLNIRVPEIARSLLMYRYRRLDEARINARESGFEGAMYPWQSGSNGEEESQLTHLNPVSGKWIPDSTYLQRHINSIIVYNIWKYYQATNDLEFLSFFGAEMMLEICRFWASKMTYNLDRDRYDIKNVVGPDEFHTAYPDSDELGINNNAYTNFMVSWCLKTTVELFRSLPVNRRRDLLSILQIKNDELDMWLEKSRKIFIPMAEGGIIEQFEGFEKLEDLNWDHYKRKYGNIQRIDRLLEAEGDDPNKYKLNKQSDVLMIYYLFLPDELEKNYEWLGYHFDKDSILKNIQYHLALSSNGSTLSRVVHSWILSRYDLDLSWHWFLRALESDISDIQGGTTEEGIHLGAMAGTVDLVQRCFTGIEVRDDVIWLLPHIPSKIRHLNLRVRFRGHSIQIRFADDLCKIKIERSWLVPGKIGFQGEVHEFNEGDEFSFKLKPVEADVITDRISSALP; from the coding sequence ATGGAGACGTGGAGCTTAACCTACGATGAGTGGGATCCTCAGGAAGAACGACTAAGAGAGGCCCTCTGTACTTTAGGGAACGGATACTTCGCGACGAGAGGTGCCGCAGAAGAAAGTACAACAGGCGATTTTCATTATCCTGGTACCTATCTTGCAGGAGGTTTCAATCGGAGCATCTCAATTATTGCGGGAGAAGAAATACAAAATGAAGATCTGGTAAATTGGCCCAACTGGATCTGCCTCAGCTTCCGACATGTGAATGATGAATGGCTGGATCTCTCAAAGATGGAGGTCCTTTCTTATCAACAAGAGCTTGATTTAAGATCTGGTGTTTTAAGCCGGTGTTTAACTCTTCGGGATAAATATGGTCGAGAATCCGAATTAAAAACGAACCGATTTGTAAGTATGTCCAATAAACATGTGGCCGGTATAAAATGGTCTTTGCGGCCCCTAAATTGGTCGGGTCCAATCGAAATTAAAAGTTGGATTGATGGGGGCGTGGATAATTCTGGCGTTCATCGTTATCGTGAATTGAATCGAAAGCATCACACAGTCAGACGTTCAGGAAATATTGATCGAGAAAGTTTTTATCTCGAAACCACCACTAATGAATCCCAAATCGTTATGGCCCAAGCAATACGAAACAGAATTTCTAAATCTGAATTTAAATTTGATGAGTGGATTAAAGAGGATTCAATTGGACATACTTTCTCAATCACTTTGGATGAACAAGAAGAGGTCACGATTGAAAAAGTGATGGCCCTTTTTCATTCCCGTGACCGGGCCCTTAGCCACCCTTTATACGAGGCCAAGCGGCTCCTGATGAAAATTGGAAATTATGAGGAAATATTGGCCTCCCATCGACGTGAATGGGAACATCTTTGGCATCTTTGTGACATTGAGCTCCTGGATAATCCCCGGGAAGCTAAACTTTTACGTTTTCATATTTTTCATCTTCTCCAAACAGTATCTCTTCATAACATCGACCTGGATGCGGGAGTTCCCTCTCGAGGACTTCACGGAGAGGCCTACCGGGGACACATTTTTTGGGACGAGGTGTACATATTCCCCTTATTGAATATTCGCGTTCCCGAGATAGCCCGATCTCTTTTAATGTATCGATATCGAAGACTTGATGAGGCAAGGATCAATGCTCGGGAGAGTGGATTTGAAGGAGCCATGTATCCCTGGCAAAGCGGAAGCAATGGTGAAGAAGAAAGCCAGTTAACACATTTGAATCCTGTATCCGGGAAATGGATCCCGGACTCGACATATCTGCAACGTCATATCAATAGCATCATTGTTTACAACATTTGGAAATATTATCAGGCCACAAATGATCTGGAGTTTCTTTCGTTCTTTGGTGCCGAGATGATGCTAGAAATCTGTCGGTTTTGGGCCAGCAAAATGACTTATAATTTGGATCGCGATCGCTACGATATTAAAAACGTTGTGGGGCCGGATGAATTTCATACCGCTTATCCCGACTCGGATGAATTAGGCATAAATAATAATGCTTATACAAATTTTATGGTCTCATGGTGTCTAAAAACTACCGTCGAACTCTTTCGTAGTTTACCTGTTAATAGACGACGGGATCTTTTGAGTATATTGCAAATTAAAAATGATGAATTAGACATGTGGCTTGAGAAAAGTCGAAAGATATTCATCCCCATGGCCGAAGGTGGAATCATTGAACAGTTTGAAGGTTTTGAAAAACTGGAGGACCTTAATTGGGACCATTATAAGCGGAAATATGGGAACATTCAGCGCATTGATCGGCTTCTTGAGGCAGAAGGTGATGATCCGAACAAATACAAATTGAATAAACAGAGTGATGTGTTGATGATCTATTATCTTTTTCTGCCAGATGAGCTAGAAAAAAATTATGAATGGCTGGGCTATCACTTTGACAAAGATAGCATTTTAAAAAATATTCAATATCATCTGGCACTTTCCTCAAATGGATCGACTTTAAGTCGTGTCGTTCATTCCTGGATTCTTTCTCGTTATGATCTGGATCTTTCCTGGCACTGGTTCTTGCGTGCTCTGGAGAGTGATATATCGGATATTCAAGGAGGGACGACCGAAGAGGGAATTCATCTGGGTGCGATGGCAGGAACTGTGGACTTGGTTCAGAGATGTTTTACAGGCATTGAGGTCAGAGATGATGTCATTTGGCTGCTTCCTCATATTCCAAGTAAGATTCGTCATTTAAATTTAAGAGTTCGCTTTCGCGGTCATTCCATTCAGATTCGGTTCGCCGATGATCTATGCAAGATTAAAATTGAGCGTAGCTGGTTGGTCCCTGGTAAAATTGGATTTCAGGGTGAGGTCCATGAGTTCAATGAAGGAGATGAGTTCTCTTTCAAACTGAAACCAGTCGAGGCAGATGTGATTACTGACAGAATATCTTCTGCATTGCCTTGA
- a CDS encoding ArsR/SmtB family transcription factor has product MDLSIMQDKCDEVAGLLKQFAHPQRLLILCYLSDGEKQVSEIQNAVGLSQSHTSQFLKRMQNEGLLGLRREKNFSFYYIENPLVLKLLKAMQKIFCQ; this is encoded by the coding sequence ATGGATTTAAGTATTATGCAGGACAAATGTGATGAAGTGGCGGGACTTTTGAAGCAGTTTGCCCATCCACAGCGGTTGTTGATTCTGTGCTATCTTAGTGACGGCGAAAAGCAGGTTTCAGAAATTCAAAACGCAGTTGGTCTCTCTCAATCACATACGTCTCAATTCCTTAAGCGCATGCAAAATGAAGGTCTTCTGGGGCTAAGAAGAGAGAAAAATTTTTCTTTCTACTATATTGAAAATCCCCTGGTACTCAAGCTTCTCAAGGCAATGCAGAAGATATTCTGTCAGTAA
- a CDS encoding sulfite exporter TauE/SafE family protein — translation MGLIMGLTGAGGALAAIPLLIGLLSLSLRDATTLSLVIVIMSTLINLIGLRPKLNLRLVLTLVSAGAIGNVLSVNKKNEIPDYVVATLIISIGIYGLLSVWRERRELGAKQEKQGPIKSVIIGLLLGILTTLTGLGGGVVLMPVLMNFFGMNYQEALGNGLASILLISVMSFIFQWGEVSSLISLSELALITFGSFISVLLIKKLPPEMLKFRKILFTLVVVYSTVSIMRSVWI, via the coding sequence GTGGGACTAATCATGGGGCTCACTGGCGCTGGCGGAGCACTGGCAGCGATTCCTCTTTTGATTGGTCTTTTATCACTGTCATTGAGGGATGCTACGACTCTTTCCCTAGTCATCGTCATTATGAGTACTCTGATAAACTTAATTGGTCTTAGGCCAAAATTAAACCTTCGGTTAGTTCTCACCCTTGTATCAGCAGGGGCCATTGGAAATGTTTTGTCAGTGAATAAAAAAAATGAAATTCCAGATTATGTAGTGGCCACACTAATCATCTCCATTGGAATCTATGGCTTATTGAGTGTTTGGAGAGAGCGTCGTGAATTGGGGGCCAAGCAAGAAAAGCAAGGGCCGATAAAATCGGTCATCATCGGTCTATTACTGGGAATTTTAACGACACTCACAGGTCTAGGGGGAGGTGTCGTTCTCATGCCGGTTCTAATGAATTTTTTTGGAATGAACTATCAAGAGGCCCTGGGAAATGGACTTGCCAGCATTCTTTTAATTTCAGTGATGTCTTTTATTTTTCAATGGGGAGAAGTAAGTTCACTGATTAGTCTTTCTGAGCTTGCATTAATTACCTTTGGCTCGTTCATATCTGTTTTGCTCATAAAAAAATTGCCTCCTGAAATGCTAAAGTTCAGGAAAATACTCTTTACACTTGTTGTGGTCTATTCCACAGTTAGTATCATGAGGTCAGTATGGATTTAA
- a CDS encoding YeeE/YedE family protein produces MLPILGGAIIGLAASILLLFDGRVTGISGITSGVIKSETPDKSWRIFFLSGLIIGGVLLRFFRPEAVTIISGAFNYDYALAGFLVGFGTVLGSGCTSGHGVCGLSRFSVRSMVAVLIFIGTAMLTLFVFKTFRGVL; encoded by the coding sequence ATGTTACCAATATTAGGTGGGGCCATTATAGGATTGGCCGCAAGTATATTGCTTCTATTCGATGGAAGAGTGACTGGAATTAGTGGCATTACTTCAGGAGTGATTAAATCAGAGACACCAGACAAGTCTTGGCGAATTTTTTTTCTTTCCGGACTAATAATTGGTGGAGTTCTTCTACGTTTTTTTCGACCGGAGGCAGTGACCATTATTTCCGGCGCCTTCAATTATGATTACGCCCTTGCCGGTTTTTTAGTTGGGTTTGGCACTGTTTTAGGGAGTGGATGCACTTCAGGTCACGGAGTATGTGGATTGTCCCGTTTTTCAGTTCGTTCAATGGTTGCAGTTCTCATTTTCATTGGCACTGCCATGTTAACGTTATTTGTCTTTAAGACTTTTCGAGGTGTCCTATGA
- a CDS encoding DUF6691 family protein yields MKNVVALLSGLIFAMGLGLSGMTRPDVVKGFLDITGEWNWSLMGVMFGAILVHSIAYQLIMKRKSPILEKEFYLPTKTSVDSRLIIGSIIFGIGWGWGGICPGPAIVNLASGSARAVIFVLFMLLGMKVFQWFDNKVLSK; encoded by the coding sequence ATGAAAAATGTGGTTGCCTTACTATCGGGCCTTATTTTTGCCATGGGCCTCGGTCTAAGCGGAATGACCCGACCAGATGTTGTTAAAGGTTTTCTCGATATAACGGGAGAATGGAATTGGTCATTGATGGGAGTCATGTTTGGAGCAATCCTGGTCCATAGTATTGCGTATCAACTCATTATGAAAAGAAAGTCTCCTATTTTAGAAAAGGAGTTTTATCTTCCAACCAAGACCAGCGTTGATTCACGCCTCATCATCGGTTCCATCATTTTTGGAATCGGTTGGGGATGGGGAGGAATTTGTCCAGGACCGGCCATCGTCAATCTTGCATCTGGGTCCGCCCGTGCCGTTATTTTTGTTCTCTTTATGTTACTTGGCATGAAAGTCTTTCAATGGTTTGATAATAAGGTCCTGTCTAAATAA
- a CDS encoding MBL fold metallo-hydrolase, translating to MQNSLIFYQLFEKESSTYTYLLGDIKTAEAVIIDPVMETSERDIKLINDLGLKLKYILETHVHADHVTGSGILRNRTGAQIALGAANDSGCADISLKEGDQIRFGSHSITSISTPGHTNGCMTYHLDNMLFTGDTLLIRGCGRTDFQEGSSERLFHSVRDKIFAFPDETYIYPAHDYKGFTRTTVGDEKKLNPRLKLENTEADFVKIMAELKLDYPKKLQVAVPANKQCGLNPGQNNS from the coding sequence ATGCAAAATAGTTTAATCTTCTACCAGCTTTTTGAAAAAGAATCTTCAACCTATACCTATCTTCTGGGCGACATTAAAACAGCTGAGGCCGTGATCATTGACCCAGTTATGGAGACCAGCGAGAGAGACATTAAGCTGATTAACGACCTTGGATTAAAACTAAAATATATTCTTGAGACCCATGTTCATGCAGACCATGTGACTGGGTCGGGGATCCTTCGCAACCGAACCGGAGCACAGATCGCTTTAGGTGCTGCCAATGATTCAGGATGTGCCGACATTTCTCTTAAGGAAGGAGATCAAATCAGGTTTGGTTCTCATAGTATTACTTCGATTTCTACACCAGGTCATACAAATGGGTGCATGACTTATCACCTGGATAACATGCTCTTTACCGGTGATACCCTTTTGATCCGTGGATGTGGTCGAACTGATTTTCAGGAAGGCTCATCAGAAAGACTCTTTCATAGTGTAAGAGACAAGATCTTTGCTTTTCCGGATGAAACATATATTTATCCTGCACATGATTATAAAGGATTTACTCGAACAACAGTTGGTGATGAGAAAAAGCTCAACCCTAGATTGAAACTCGAGAATACTGAAGCGGATTTCGTTAAAATAATGGCAGAGCTTAAATTGGACTATCCTAAAAAGCTACAAGTTGCCGTCCCGGCGAATAAACAATGTGGTCTTAATCCCGGGCAGAACAATTCTTAA
- a CDS encoding ABCB family ABC transporter ATP-binding protein/permease translates to MSDTTSFSATSETIERNHWKTLKTLGHYLWPADRKDLKVRVVFAMFFLAAGKILNVYVPFLLKSSIDQLSQTNKVLVLPLGLIIAYGLARLLVGIFEELRDLIFAKVEQHALRNIALNTFRHLHGLSLDFHLSRQTGGLSRVIERGTRGIQFLLDFMTFNIIPTILEIILVTGVLVYHFNLTYASVIFITIAIYIVLTLMVTEWRLKYRKAMNTAETKANTRAIDSLLNFETVKYFGNEEHEFHRFDESLAQYETAAIKGQNTLSLLNLTQKGIISFGLIIIMLMAARDVVSGKITVGDFVLVNTFLIQLYLPLNFLGFVYREIKNSLVDMDKMFELIKVHASVADDSNAEPLVITRAVIEFEDVRFGYKSDREILKGISFRIDSGKTLAIVGPSGSGKSTIGRLLYRFYDVTGGVISIDGQNIRKVKQHSLRSHIGMVPQDTVLFNDTIGYNIQYGRPTATMDEVKRAAELAHIDEFINELPDRYETPVGERGLKLSGGEKQRVAIARTILKNSEILLFDEATSALDSQKEKEIQKSLKDISRDRSTLIIAHRLSTITHADEIIVLQNGKVVERGVHSQLLRQGGIYASMWAKQQEEEAHSIQV, encoded by the coding sequence ATGAGTGACACGACTTCTTTCAGTGCGACATCCGAAACCATTGAGCGTAATCATTGGAAGACCTTGAAGACACTGGGACATTATCTGTGGCCCGCGGACAGAAAAGATTTAAAGGTCAGAGTTGTTTTTGCCATGTTTTTCCTCGCGGCAGGAAAGATCCTCAATGTTTATGTTCCGTTTCTCTTAAAGTCTTCCATTGATCAACTGTCTCAAACGAACAAAGTTCTTGTTCTTCCACTGGGTCTCATCATCGCCTATGGTCTTGCTCGATTACTGGTAGGAATTTTTGAGGAACTAAGAGATCTCATCTTTGCCAAAGTTGAACAGCACGCCTTACGTAACATCGCCTTGAACACATTTAGACACCTTCATGGTTTGTCTTTGGATTTTCATTTATCGAGACAAACCGGCGGCCTATCAAGAGTGATTGAAAGAGGGACCAGAGGGATTCAATTTCTTTTGGACTTTATGACCTTTAATATTATTCCGACCATCCTTGAAATTATTCTTGTGACTGGTGTGTTGGTTTATCACTTCAATTTGACCTATGCTTCAGTCATTTTCATAACCATTGCCATCTACATTGTGCTGACTCTGATGGTAACAGAGTGGCGCCTTAAATACCGTAAGGCGATGAATACCGCGGAGACCAAGGCCAATACCCGCGCGATTGATAGTCTTCTTAATTTTGAGACTGTTAAGTATTTTGGAAATGAGGAGCATGAGTTTCATCGCTTCGATGAATCCCTTGCTCAGTATGAGACGGCGGCGATCAAGGGGCAAAATACTCTGTCTCTTTTGAATCTCACTCAAAAAGGCATTATCTCCTTTGGTCTTATCATTATCATGTTGATGGCCGCGAGAGATGTGGTGAGTGGAAAAATCACAGTGGGTGATTTCGTGCTGGTCAATACATTTCTTATTCAGCTTTATTTGCCCCTAAACTTCTTGGGATTTGTATACCGAGAAATTAAAAACAGCTTAGTCGATATGGATAAGATGTTTGAACTTATAAAAGTCCATGCATCTGTGGCCGATGATAGTAACGCTGAACCCTTAGTTATCACGAGGGCAGTGATTGAATTTGAGGATGTGCGATTTGGATATAAGTCAGACCGAGAAATCCTAAAAGGTATTAGCTTCAGAATTGACTCCGGAAAGACCCTCGCCATTGTGGGTCCCAGTGGATCAGGCAAATCGACAATCGGCAGGCTTTTGTATCGATTCTACGACGTCACTGGTGGAGTCATCAGCATCGATGGACAAAATATTCGAAAGGTAAAACAGCACTCCCTACGATCACATATTGGAATGGTTCCACAGGACACGGTGCTATTTAACGATACCATTGGCTACAACATCCAATACGGTCGCCCAACTGCGACAATGGATGAAGTAAAAAGGGCAGCTGAGCTGGCCCATATTGATGAATTTATCAATGAGCTACCTGATAGATATGAAACTCCGGTTGGAGAGAGAGGATTGAAACTTTCAGGCGGAGAAAAACAACGAGTTGCCATCGCCAGAACGATTCTTAAAAACTCTGAGATCCTTTTGTTTGATGAGGCGACTTCGGCATTGGATTCACAAAAAGAAAAAGAAATCCAAAAGTCACTTAAGGATATTTCACGAGATCGCTCCACCTTAATCATCGCCCATCGACTTTCGACGATTACCCATGCAGATGAGATAATTGTGCTGCAAAACGGGAAGGTCGTGGAAAGAGGTGTGCATAGTCAATTGCTCCGTCAAGGTGGCATCTATGCATCGATGTGGGCAAAGCAGCAGGAAGAAGAAGCTCATTCTATTCAGGTATAA
- a CDS encoding MoaF-related domain-containing protein yields the protein MESFPVHAVYELEFPEFTAEISVLSSTHLQFEIKEGRYERTAIVNYEAQKIRSGVFIVSWQDEDKSTVVHVEDFINRKIFTFATLDDNTFIRSQGNIRFIEELNEGAYH from the coding sequence ATGGAATCATTTCCTGTTCATGCGGTTTATGAGCTCGAATTTCCAGAATTCACTGCGGAAATTTCTGTTCTATCTTCTACACATCTCCAATTTGAAATTAAAGAAGGTCGTTATGAACGAACGGCCATTGTAAATTATGAGGCGCAAAAGATCAGATCAGGGGTTTTCATTGTTAGCTGGCAAGATGAAGACAAATCAACGGTCGTTCATGTTGAGGACTTCATCAACCGGAAAATCTTTACTTTTGCGACCTTAGACGACAATACCTTCATTAGATCTCAGGGAAATATTCGTTTCATTGAAGAGCTAAACGAGGGGGCCTATCATTAA